From Oceanispirochaeta sp., one genomic window encodes:
- the mraZ gene encoding division/cell wall cluster transcriptional repressor MraZ: MEIKGIRGQFSTTLDEKGRMMLPARLRSQVPLDSLVLTKSVDRCLWLFPVDHWTRLVEGLSAKQSLFNDQYQMIYRRLIAPAEEIALDKSGRIKLLPSLMKSVGLNRDCSLIGMDDHIEIWDERVYEEYEEACSQSVKDGWNNLSGMGDLGL, translated from the coding sequence GTGGAAATTAAGGGAATTAGAGGACAGTTCAGTACAACTCTTGATGAAAAAGGAAGAATGATGCTTCCTGCCAGGTTGAGGAGTCAGGTTCCATTGGATTCTCTGGTGTTGACCAAGAGTGTTGACCGCTGCCTCTGGCTCTTTCCTGTAGATCACTGGACACGTCTTGTTGAAGGTCTGAGTGCGAAACAGTCCCTTTTTAATGATCAGTACCAAATGATCTACCGGAGGCTTATTGCTCCTGCCGAAGAGATTGCCCTCGACAAGAGCGGAAGAATCAAGTTGTTGCCTTCACTGATGAAATCTGTCGGTCTGAACAGGGATTGTTCTCTCATCGGCATGGACGATCATATTGAGATCTGGGATGAGCGGGTGTACGAAGAGTACGAAGAAGCCTGTTCCCAGTCAGTTAAAGACGGTTGGAATAATCTTTCCGGAATGGGAGACCTGGGGCTGTAA